The Desulfolucanica intricata genome has a window encoding:
- a CDS encoding ribonuclease H-like YkuK family protein codes for MWVSPTRGSMTFKQVLSIIGEELEKGFNYEAYRLMVGCDSQTKKNTTFVTAIILHKVGRGAIFFYKKKTVKKITVLQKRIYSEAAYSLGVASELANYLSRLNSEVQVEIHVDIGEKGETRNILKEVIGMIAGSGFQCMVKPESIAASWCADRFNKTETAVTNE; via the coding sequence ATGTGGGTTAGTCCAACAAGGGGAAGTATGACGTTTAAACAGGTATTATCAATAATCGGAGAAGAGTTGGAGAAGGGATTTAATTATGAGGCATATAGATTAATGGTTGGATGTGATTCCCAAACAAAAAAAAATACTACATTTGTAACAGCTATTATTTTGCACAAAGTGGGTCGGGGAGCAATATTTTTTTATAAAAAAAAGACTGTTAAAAAAATAACTGTCTTGCAAAAAAGAATTTATAGTGAAGCGGCTTATAGTCTGGGAGTAGCCAGCGAATTGGCCAACTACTTATCCCGTCTGAATTCAGAGGTACAGGTAGAAATTCATGTGGACATCGGGGAAAAAGGAGAAACCAGAAATATATTAAAAGAAGTTATAGGGATGATTGCAGGATCCGGTTTTCAGTGTATGGTAAAACCTGAATCCATTGCTGCCTCCTGGTGTGCAGACCGCTTTAACAAAACGGAAACTGCGGTAACAAATGAATAA
- a CDS encoding glycosyltransferase family 2 protein, with product MITAVVPVCNEAQSIQKVLENILKVPVHRIIPVVNGCSDRSFEIIKSFDSSDIYPLFYEKALGIDVPRALGAKKAYDLGSDTVLFIDGDMTGVKVNKLRQLISDITKNKTDLALSNCYPSQYPYSPSSLASFVINVRKQLNSLLNLDYLGTATPSHGPHAVSRKLLETIPLREFAVPPVMLTLAAINHLKICIAAEIPHPELGSPCKDPVHSRRVAETIIGDCLEAMNLYQNKPRERVLNGVKYIGYNQERCREIINKVL from the coding sequence ATGATTACTGCCGTAGTCCCGGTTTGCAATGAAGCTCAAAGTATTCAAAAGGTCCTGGAAAATATATTAAAAGTTCCTGTTCACAGGATTATCCCGGTTGTTAACGGCTGTTCGGACCGTTCCTTTGAAATAATTAAAAGCTTTGACTCGTCTGATATCTACCCTTTGTTTTATGAAAAAGCCCTGGGTATCGATGTACCCAGGGCTTTAGGGGCAAAAAAAGCGTATGATCTCGGTTCAGATACAGTTCTATTTATCGATGGCGACATGACAGGAGTTAAAGTCAATAAACTTCGCCAGTTGATTTCCGATATAACAAAGAATAAAACAGATCTGGCACTGTCTAATTGCTACCCGTCTCAATACCCATATAGCCCTTCATCACTGGCCAGTTTTGTTATTAATGTTCGCAAACAGCTTAACAGCCTATTAAATTTAGATTACCTGGGTACCGCTACGCCGTCTCACGGACCCCACGCTGTTTCACGAAAATTATTAGAAACTATCCCTTTACGGGAATTTGCTGTTCCACCTGTTATGCTTACTCTTGCTGCAATAAATCACCTGAAAATATGTATAGCAGCGGAAATTCCACACCCGGAACTAGGTTCACCCTGTAAAGATCCTGTACACTCCCGACGTGTAGCTGAGACAATTATCGGTGATTGTCTGGAAGCTATGAATCTTTATCAAAATAAACCTCGAGAGCGCGTATTAAACGGTGTTAAATATATCGGGTATAATCAAGAAAGGTGCCGGGAGATCATAAATAAGGTTTTATAA
- the yabG gene encoding sporulation peptidase YabG, whose amino-acid sequence MKIKEGDIVGRISYNCDVYFKVIEIYKNSSGEELARLKGMDLRLCATAAVDDLVKIESSKIREYWHNMMNRNHEQMKHIFARRRVDRQRSRGRADVDKIESFDVPGKVLHIDGDKEYLDLCLTTYKQLGVPAHGYNVDEDKQAGKVIELLKKHNPDILVITGHDGFVKGKKDFRNIKNYHNSSHFVESVKAARRYEKNMDDLIIFAGACQSHYEAILEAGANFASSPQRVLIHAFDPVFIVEKIAFTSIYEPIPLKELIAGTITGFDGVGGLETRGKHRLGTPKSPY is encoded by the coding sequence TTGAAAATTAAGGAAGGAGATATTGTTGGACGGATTTCCTATAACTGTGATGTCTACTTTAAAGTAATTGAAATATACAAAAATTCTTCTGGGGAAGAGTTAGCAAGGTTAAAGGGGATGGACTTAAGGCTTTGCGCTACTGCTGCAGTGGATGATTTAGTAAAAATTGAATCCTCCAAAATTCGTGAGTACTGGCACAACATGATGAATCGAAATCATGAGCAAATGAAACATATTTTTGCCAGGCGCCGGGTAGATCGCCAGAGAAGTAGAGGTCGGGCTGATGTGGACAAAATAGAAAGTTTTGATGTTCCCGGGAAAGTACTTCATATTGATGGCGATAAGGAATATCTGGATTTATGTCTTACCACTTATAAGCAATTAGGTGTACCTGCTCATGGCTATAACGTGGATGAGGATAAACAGGCCGGAAAAGTTATTGAATTATTAAAAAAACATAACCCTGATATTTTGGTGATCACCGGCCACGACGGTTTTGTTAAGGGAAAAAAAGATTTTAGAAATATAAAAAATTACCATAATTCCAGTCACTTTGTTGAATCTGTAAAGGCTGCCAGGCGATATGAAAAAAATATGGATGACTTAATTATTTTTGCCGGTGCCTGCCAATCCCATTATGAAGCAATTTTAGAAGCCGGGGCAAACTTTGCCAGTTCCCCGCAGAGGGTTTTGATTCATGCCTTTGACCCGGTATTTATAGTAGAAAAGATAGCTTTTACCTCCATTTATGAACCAATTCCTTTAAAGGAGCTAATTGCAGGAACAATTACCGGGTTTGACGGTGTTGGCGGTCTGGAAACCCGGGGAAAACACCGCCTGGGTACTCCTAAATCTCCGTATTAA
- a CDS encoding DUF3794 and LysM peptidoglycan-binding domain-containing protein produces MTNSDGLRNLNNCDFETATLKVNMVISEGTKQTVIHEKFSVPDSKPDVGKILSTKESAKVKKVEVLRDKVVVNGILHLQVVYVAFKPDQSVHSMFHKLPFTTFIDLPGVEPGMDVDVKVMVEDVSVTPAPDCARDFDVAAVLQVTAKATEPREVDVAVRAQPNMQVETERLKVEHLIANAKKQIIVSESFKIPREKPDVQEVIDIDTEVTILNKKIIKDKVVFDGEVDLSILYVAMKPEMPVHDLHKVIKFSDFVEVPGAEKDMNVEIKAVVENVNVEPTAGDACKLDADIVLSINVYVTESRTVDVITDVDTDECNVTRTNLKVDHLVGEATTQVIVKDISAPPHDMPDVEDVIDCRLENLDIKDVDIISGKVIVRGTVEILVVYTAMKDNKSSVHTLHRKLNFRTFVEIPGAQEDMDVEVKPVLEYCNCQTDTGCNVKCEAVLKITVRVTETMDRSVVTGAEPNGEVEPEEFECPAGTEEISYTIKAGDTLYNIARRYNTTVDAILEANEDLNLDPNNLQIGTVITVCAASAPKG; encoded by the coding sequence ATGACTAACAGTGACGGTTTACGCAATTTAAATAATTGCGATTTTGAAACAGCGACTTTAAAGGTTAACATGGTTATATCAGAAGGCACTAAACAAACCGTTATTCATGAAAAATTTTCAGTACCTGATTCAAAACCGGATGTGGGAAAAATACTTTCCACAAAGGAATCTGCTAAAGTTAAAAAGGTTGAAGTATTACGTGATAAAGTCGTCGTAAATGGAATTTTGCATTTACAGGTAGTTTATGTTGCCTTTAAGCCCGATCAGTCAGTTCATTCTATGTTTCATAAGCTCCCCTTTACTACATTTATAGATTTGCCGGGTGTCGAACCCGGTATGGATGTTGATGTAAAGGTTATGGTAGAGGATGTGAGCGTGACACCGGCACCCGATTGTGCTCGAGATTTTGATGTAGCAGCGGTATTACAAGTTACTGCAAAAGCTACTGAACCCCGGGAAGTAGATGTGGCGGTTAGGGCTCAGCCTAATATGCAGGTTGAAACCGAGAGATTAAAGGTCGAGCACTTAATCGCTAATGCAAAAAAACAGATAATTGTTTCCGAATCCTTTAAAATTCCCCGGGAAAAACCGGACGTTCAGGAAGTTATCGATATTGACACTGAGGTAACAATTCTTAATAAGAAAATTATCAAAGATAAAGTAGTCTTTGACGGGGAAGTAGATTTATCAATTTTGTATGTTGCTATGAAGCCGGAAATGCCGGTACATGATCTGCATAAAGTTATTAAATTCAGTGATTTTGTGGAGGTTCCCGGTGCCGAAAAAGACATGAATGTTGAGATTAAGGCCGTAGTGGAGAATGTTAATGTGGAACCTACAGCCGGTGATGCGTGCAAATTAGATGCAGATATTGTGCTGTCGATAAATGTCTATGTAACAGAGTCCAGAACAGTAGATGTGATTACTGATGTAGATACCGATGAGTGTAATGTTACCAGGACTAATTTAAAGGTTGATCATTTAGTTGGTGAGGCAACTACACAAGTAATTGTAAAGGATATTTCCGCTCCACCGCATGATATGCCGGATGTAGAAGATGTTATAGACTGCCGCCTGGAAAATCTTGATATTAAAGATGTCGATATTATAAGCGGAAAAGTAATTGTTAGAGGTACTGTTGAAATTCTGGTTGTTTATACAGCTATGAAAGATAATAAATCATCGGTACACACTTTGCATAGGAAACTCAACTTTAGAACTTTTGTGGAAATCCCCGGTGCTCAAGAAGATATGGATGTAGAGGTAAAACCGGTATTAGAATATTGTAATTGTCAGACTGATACCGGGTGTAATGTAAAATGTGAAGCTGTTCTGAAAATTACGGTTAGAGTAACTGAAACAATGGATCGTTCTGTCGTTACTGGAGCTGAGCCTAACGGAGAAGTAGAACCGGAAGAGTTTGAATGTCCCGCCGGTACAGAAGAGATCAGTTATACCATTAAAGCAGGGGATACTTTATATAATATAGCCCGGAGATACAATACTACCGTGGATGCTATTCTTGAAGCTAACGAGGATCTAAATTTAGACCCAAATAATTTGCAGATTGGTACGGTTATTACTGTATGTGCAGCCTCTGCTCCTAAAGGTTAA
- a CDS encoding SPOCS domain-containing protein, producing MPVEYYFNETEKVRCVKVKLPVVLAEEEVQVTIENTTCLPELAKKIDKIEARVRDIEIDPLFITERPSREDNDMMEMMHMMHHCCKHDHHNRIRKIKRVTIHGTLHKQIFYVNKDDDVRHFSEDIPFTKTVDLPKSVLILEEDEVYATFFRVRVDAHWDMVKSSRVHQDVVVTLRLKVIEDRQIFVQVCPSPEDVCPQINLLQDPGFEAWSDSLVPIFWGGSNISQTTEAHRGQFAVEIGAAAPASTGSVFQTVNRISPGRQYQLSFWVRENVLGARVSNFSLLADVVFFDESGEQIDTSSNSVTATNIPDNSYQQLSFTTGAAPRGARTALIRFTFNPEANNTNAVKIDNVKFMCKA from the coding sequence ATGCCGGTCGAATATTACTTCAACGAAACAGAGAAAGTAAGATGTGTAAAAGTTAAGCTACCTGTGGTGCTGGCTGAAGAAGAAGTGCAAGTAACCATCGAAAATACAACATGTCTTCCTGAATTAGCGAAAAAAATCGATAAGATAGAAGCAAGAGTTAGGGATATTGAAATAGATCCACTGTTTATCACAGAAAGACCCTCCAGAGAAGATAATGATATGATGGAAATGATGCACATGATGCACCATTGTTGTAAACATGATCACCATAATCGTATTCGTAAAATTAAAAGAGTAACAATTCATGGTACTCTACACAAGCAAATTTTTTATGTAAATAAGGATGATGATGTCAGACATTTTTCCGAAGATATTCCTTTTACTAAAACAGTTGACTTGCCGAAAAGTGTTTTAATATTAGAAGAAGATGAGGTATACGCTACCTTCTTTAGGGTTCGTGTTGATGCGCACTGGGATATGGTTAAGTCAAGCAGGGTACACCAGGATGTTGTAGTAACGTTAAGGTTAAAAGTAATTGAAGATCGTCAGATATTTGTTCAGGTATGTCCGAGTCCTGAAGATGTATGCCCTCAAATTAATTTGCTTCAAGATCCCGGTTTCGAAGCCTGGTCGGATAGCCTTGTTCCTATTTTCTGGGGTGGCAGCAATATATCCCAAACAACTGAAGCACACAGAGGACAGTTTGCTGTGGAAATAGGTGCTGCAGCTCCTGCCTCCACGGGTTCTGTGTTCCAGACTGTAAATCGGATTTCTCCGGGAAGGCAGTATCAATTGAGCTTTTGGGTACGGGAAAATGTTTTAGGAGCACGTGTAAGCAACTTTTCACTGCTGGCGGATGTAGTCTTTTTTGATGAAAGTGGCGAGCAAATTGATACGTCCAGCAACAGTGTAACCGCTACTAATATACCTGACAATTCTTATCAGCAGCTTTCATTTACTACCGGAGCAGCTCCCCGGGGGGCAAGAACGGCTCTGATTCGTTTTACCTTTAATCCCGAGGCTAATAATACGAATGCTGTAAAGATTGATAATGTAAAATTTATGTGCAAAGCTTAG
- a CDS encoding YbaB/EbfC family nucleoid-associated protein → MLGNFNEILNEIQKMQQQLKNMTVEARTEKGTARVVMNGHQEVVEFNLDPKFIKTASVEEIQKVVSGVFERAIKESKQMVKDEAAKITGGLGLPNIPGLF, encoded by the coding sequence TTGCTCGGTAATTTTAACGAAATTCTTAATGAAATTCAAAAAATGCAGCAGCAGTTGAAAAATATGACGGTCGAAGCAAGAACAGAAAAAGGTACAGCCAGAGTTGTTATGAATGGGCATCAGGAGGTTGTAGAATTTAATTTGGATCCCAAATTTATAAAAACTGCTTCAGTGGAAGAGATACAAAAGGTAGTGTCCGGTGTTTTTGAAAGGGCTATTAAGGAATCAAAGCAGATGGTTAAGGATGAAGCCGCAAAAATAACCGGTGGTTTAGGGTTGCCAAATATCCCGGGGTTATTTTAA
- a CDS encoding heavy-metal-associated domain-containing protein — protein sequence MTAENIITRTYKVGGLFDEQGQKEIEHNLIQVDGVKKVDISIPEHTVAVQFDSAAIEEDWIKRTLNSLGYAPFYTK from the coding sequence GTGACAGCTGAAAATATTATTACCCGGACATATAAAGTAGGAGGTTTGTTTGATGAACAGGGACAGAAGGAAATAGAACATAATCTGATTCAGGTGGACGGGGTGAAGAAGGTTGATATATCAATCCCTGAACATACAGTAGCAGTTCAATTTGACTCGGCAGCCATAGAGGAGGACTGGATTAAAAGGACCCTTAACTCTTTGGGTTATGCTCCTTTTTATACCAAGTAA
- a CDS encoding DMT family transporter — MGVRLLALIIAAFSGVTMALQGSLNASLSKVIGLWETTFVVHLIGLIVITLLLFVFKLGDGNLTLFSQAPWYTFLGGILGVLIIYTVARSIPKVGVAPATTAIILGQVFSACVIDHLGLFGLQKIPFTWCNVLGTLLMAGGAWLILRQ, encoded by the coding sequence ATGGGTGTTAGGTTATTGGCATTAATTATTGCAGCTTTTTCCGGTGTAACTATGGCTTTACAGGGTTCTCTGAATGCCTCTTTAAGTAAAGTTATAGGTTTATGGGAAACTACTTTTGTGGTTCATTTAATAGGATTAATTGTAATTACCTTGTTGTTATTTGTATTCAAACTGGGTGACGGTAATCTGACTCTTTTTAGTCAGGCTCCCTGGTATACTTTTTTAGGAGGTATTTTGGGGGTACTGATAATTTATACCGTAGCACGTTCTATACCTAAAGTTGGGGTTGCCCCGGCCACTACGGCTATAATTTTAGGTCAAGTTTTTTCAGCTTGTGTAATTGATCACCTGGGATTGTTTGGTCTTCAAAAAATACCTTTCACATGGTGTAATGTGCTGGGAACCCTGCTAATGGCAGGGGGGGCCTGGTTAATTCTCAGGCAATAG
- a CDS encoding ZIP family metal transporter, giving the protein MGGIIVLSLIAGLGTCLGAVIVVMFGSLKARSLSFFLGLASGVMTAVIIFDLIPSSLRYGNLFYCLSGFAGGIILMLSLEFLLHYYNPENNYNYGYLKMGYLIALGIALHDFPEGLAIAAGYAAATNLGPVLTLAIGLHNIPEGMATAAPLWLGNWKARNIIGLNALVSMVTPAGTLLGLKLLETSNKFISLLLSFAAGAMAYIVYAKLFPESRNQHRPLAFFGCLFGFICLIFISAIA; this is encoded by the coding sequence TTGGGTGGGATAATTGTTCTGAGTCTGATAGCAGGCCTGGGCACCTGTTTAGGAGCCGTTATTGTTGTTATGTTTGGAAGCCTAAAAGCCCGATCTTTATCTTTTTTCTTAGGTTTAGCCTCCGGTGTCATGACTGCAGTAATTATATTTGACCTGATACCTTCTTCCTTAAGATACGGAAACCTGTTTTACTGTCTGTCCGGTTTTGCCGGCGGCATTATTTTAATGTTATCTTTAGAATTTCTTTTACACTATTACAACCCCGAAAATAATTATAATTATGGTTATCTGAAAATGGGCTACTTAATTGCCCTGGGTATAGCACTACATGATTTTCCCGAGGGTCTGGCTATTGCCGCCGGCTATGCTGCCGCCACAAACCTGGGGCCGGTACTGACACTGGCTATTGGTTTACACAATATCCCCGAAGGTATGGCTACCGCTGCACCGTTATGGCTGGGAAATTGGAAAGCCAGAAATATTATCGGACTAAATGCCCTGGTAAGTATGGTGACTCCGGCCGGTACATTATTGGGTCTCAAATTATTAGAGACTTCAAACAAGTTTATTTCATTATTACTGTCCTTTGCTGCCGGAGCCATGGCCTACATTGTATATGCCAAACTTTTTCCGGAATCCCGAAACCAACACCGTCCCCTGGCATTCTTCGGCTGCCTGTTTGGGTTTATCTGTCTTATATTTATCTCTGCTATTGCCTGA
- a CDS encoding L,D-transpeptidase family protein: MTDSGRRIVINTRIRKLYFYKGNTLVKTYPIAVGKPSTPTPKGNYKVINKIMNPGGVLGTRWMGLNIPGGNYGIHGTNNPNSIGNAVSNGCIRMYNKDVEQLYPLIPINTPVQITGESAANSQPTQPPGQHHGYYTVQPGDSLWLISQSFNIPLSKLIEANKLSDPNNIYPGQKIFIP, from the coding sequence ATGACTGACTCTGGCAGACGAATAGTTATCAACACCCGTATCCGAAAGTTATATTTTTATAAAGGAAATACCCTCGTAAAAACTTATCCAATAGCAGTTGGAAAGCCCTCGACACCTACACCTAAAGGCAATTACAAAGTGATTAACAAAATAATGAACCCCGGGGGTGTTCTGGGCACCCGGTGGATGGGATTAAACATTCCCGGTGGAAATTACGGAATACACGGTACAAATAACCCCAATTCTATTGGCAATGCTGTCTCCAACGGTTGTATCAGGATGTATAATAAGGACGTAGAACAGTTATATCCCCTGATACCTATAAACACTCCGGTACAAATCACCGGCGAATCAGCAGCCAACAGTCAGCCAACTCAGCCACCCGGACAGCATCATGGTTATTACACAGTTCAGCCGGGAGATTCTCTATGGTTGATTTCCCAAAGCTTTAATATTCCTTTAAGCAAATTAATCGAAGCTAACAAACTCTCTGATCCCAATAATATTTACCCCGGACAAAAAATATTTATTCCTTAA
- the ispE gene encoding 4-(cytidine 5'-diphospho)-2-C-methyl-D-erythritol kinase produces MSLVVKAYAKINLLLDVLGKRSDGYHQVEMVMQTITLHDRLEFAAGKDVFLEIKGANLPAGDDNLIIRAARVVRDYTGCRQGARIILHKNIPVAAGLGGGSADAAAALIGLNQLWQLGLSKKELYILSEKIGSDVPFCISGGTALVEGRGEKLTNLPPAPAMGLVLIKPPYGISTAQVYHNLNLKEVNNHPNISKMIAAIERQDLLAVCKSMGNVLEEVAARMHPNILEIKRILLKQGALGALMSGSGSTVFAITEDLSSAKGLADRLLPEIGNVYIAAPQRAREGLQ; encoded by the coding sequence ATGTCTTTGGTTGTAAAAGCTTATGCTAAAATAAACCTGCTTCTCGATGTATTGGGTAAAAGATCTGACGGTTATCACCAGGTAGAGATGGTCATGCAAACAATCACTTTACATGACCGTTTGGAATTTGCCGCCGGTAAGGATGTATTTCTGGAAATTAAAGGGGCTAACTTACCTGCAGGTGACGATAATTTAATTATTCGGGCTGCCAGGGTTGTCCGGGATTATACGGGTTGCCGTCAGGGGGCCCGAATTATTTTACATAAAAATATTCCCGTTGCGGCAGGTCTTGGCGGAGGGTCGGCTGACGCAGCTGCAGCCCTCATTGGATTAAACCAATTATGGCAGTTGGGGTTATCAAAAAAGGAACTTTATATTTTAAGTGAAAAGATCGGATCGGATGTACCTTTTTGTATATCCGGGGGTACCGCTCTGGTTGAAGGAAGGGGAGAGAAGTTAACAAATCTTCCACCTGCCCCGGCTATGGGGTTGGTATTAATAAAACCACCTTATGGTATCTCTACTGCGCAGGTTTATCATAATCTAAACCTAAAAGAAGTTAATAATCACCCCAATATTTCTAAGATGATTGCTGCCATTGAGAGACAGGATCTCTTGGCCGTCTGTAAATCTATGGGAAATGTTTTGGAAGAGGTTGCAGCCCGTATGCATCCGAACATTTTGGAGATAAAACGCATACTTTTAAAGCAGGGAGCACTGGGTGCTTTAATGTCCGGAAGTGGTTCCACTGTCTTTGCAATTACTGAAGATCTTAGCTCTGCAAAAGGATTGGCAGATCGCTTGCTTCCGGAAATTGGTAATGTGTATATCGCAGCACCGCAGCGGGCCCGTGAAGGCTTGCAGTAA
- a CDS encoding GntR family transcriptional regulator, with translation MDRPKLVPIKLDNYKPLREMVFESLREAIINGTLAPGERIMEIQLAEEMGVSRTPVREAIRKLELEGFLVMIPRKGAYVAGISLKDIADVFEVRASLESLAAGLAAERITEQELDELERYLVEISELCAGNDLNGIVEKDTQFHDVIYRASRNERLVQIVTHLQEQIHRFRTASLAQPGRTRDALEEHKQLVEAISERNVELAQKLARDHIENAENSMLNALREAKS, from the coding sequence ATGGATCGGCCGAAATTAGTTCCTATAAAGTTAGATAATTATAAGCCTTTAAGAGAAATGGTTTTTGAATCTCTACGTGAAGCCATCATCAATGGTACTCTTGCGCCGGGTGAGCGGATAATGGAAATTCAGCTGGCCGAAGAAATGGGTGTGAGCCGGACTCCTGTTAGGGAAGCTATCAGAAAGTTGGAACTTGAAGGTTTTTTGGTGATGATTCCTAGGAAAGGAGCCTATGTGGCGGGGATTTCTTTAAAGGATATTGCCGATGTTTTTGAAGTTAGAGCATCCTTAGAGTCCCTGGCGGCAGGTTTAGCTGCAGAAAGGATCACTGAGCAAGAATTAGATGAGTTGGAGCGTTATCTGGTGGAAATATCCGAATTATGTGCCGGCAATGATTTGAACGGCATTGTAGAAAAGGACACACAGTTTCATGATGTTATATACAGAGCCAGCAGAAATGAGCGGTTAGTGCAAATTGTGACCCATTTACAAGAACAAATCCACCGTTTTCGTACAGCATCACTCGCCCAGCCGGGAAGAACACGGGATGCCCTGGAAGAACACAAACAGCTGGTAGAAGCGATTTCTGAGCGCAATGTTGAATTGGCCCAAAAATTAGCCCGGGATCATATAGAAAATGCCGAAAACAGTATGTTAAATGCTTTACGGGAGGCTAAAAGCTAG
- a CDS encoding nucleotidyltransferase family protein, producing the protein MVDAVVLAGSINNGPLHKVCAVQYEALIPIGPKLMVEYVVDALTKSKKIDRIVIVGPCRELAGRFTGDRISVVEAGETLMDSFTKGVNQLPGTDRVLVVTADIPLLTPLAIDSFIEACNKERADLYYPIVPRETVESRYAQTQRTYVVMREGVFTGGNIFLVNPAAAKDCITKGQEIINLRKSPFKLCRLVGFMFLIKFLLHLLSIKEVQEKASNLLGLSGLAIILDYPEVGVDVDKPSDLALVSQTLGVV; encoded by the coding sequence ATGGTAGATGCAGTGGTTTTGGCAGGAAGTATAAATAACGGTCCTCTTCACAAAGTCTGTGCGGTTCAATATGAGGCTTTAATTCCTATCGGTCCGAAACTTATGGTGGAATATGTAGTAGATGCACTGACTAAATCTAAAAAAATTGACAGAATAGTTATTGTGGGACCCTGCCGGGAATTGGCCGGCCGCTTTACCGGTGACAGAATTTCAGTGGTTGAGGCAGGAGAAACCCTAATGGATAGTTTCACTAAGGGGGTTAATCAGCTTCCTGGCACAGACCGGGTATTGGTTGTTACAGCAGACATACCATTACTGACACCACTTGCCATAGATAGTTTTATTGAGGCTTGTAATAAAGAAAGGGCAGATTTGTACTATCCAATTGTTCCACGTGAAACAGTGGAAAGCCGTTATGCCCAAACTCAGCGTACGTATGTTGTTATGCGAGAAGGAGTTTTCACCGGGGGTAATATATTTTTAGTAAACCCTGCGGCAGCAAAAGATTGTATAACCAAAGGGCAGGAAATTATTAATTTGCGTAAAAGTCCTTTTAAACTTTGCCGCTTAGTGGGTTTTATGTTTTTAATAAAATTTTTACTTCACCTGCTGTCTATAAAGGAAGTACAGGAGAAGGCTTCAAATTTATTAGGCCTGAGTGGTTTGGCGATAATCCTGGATTATCCGGAAGTGGGAGTTGATGTAGATAAACCCAGCGATTTGGCTCTGGTATCTCAAACCCTTGGGGTTGTTTAA